One Desulfovibrio fairfieldensis genomic window carries:
- a CDS encoding Com family DNA-binding transcriptional regulator, which yields MENKELPEVRCPKCGKMLAKGFALDMEFRCPRCKSYFTLRALKSPNPQNATPLVQENHW from the coding sequence ATGGAGAACAAGGAGTTACCCGAGGTTCGTTGTCCCAAGTGCGGAAAAATGCTGGCAAAAGGTTTTGCCCTTGACATGGAATTCCGATGCCCGCGCTGCAAATCTTATTTCACACTGAGAGCCCTGAAGAGCCCCAACCCTCAGAATGCTACGCCTCTGGTTCAGGAGAACCACTGGTAG